The proteins below are encoded in one region of Winogradskyella helgolandensis:
- a CDS encoding SAM hydrolase/SAM-dependent halogenase family protein, giving the protein MAIITLTTDFGEKDHFAGAIKGAIYSELEEIRIVDISHSVSPFNISEAAYIIQNAYSSFPKGTIHLIGIDSELSPENKHIAVKLDDHYFICANNGIMSMICAEIAPEKIVEINIHDRVETNFPVLDIFVKVACHIARGGTLDVIGKVINTIKPIKNLVPFINDEHNQIIGSVIYIDNYGNVVTNIKRKFFESVQKSRPYEVSARNYKFEKIHNKYTDIIDFDMEESKRNVDGKGLVVFNSSGYLEIAVYKSNCTSVGGASTLMGLKTMDTVTVNFLNP; this is encoded by the coding sequence ATGGCGATAATCACTTTAACGACTGATTTTGGAGAAAAAGATCACTTTGCAGGCGCCATAAAAGGAGCTATTTATAGTGAACTTGAGGAGATAAGAATTGTAGATATTTCGCATTCCGTCTCACCATTTAATATTTCTGAAGCGGCTTATATTATTCAGAATGCGTATAGTAGTTTTCCGAAAGGAACAATTCATTTAATAGGAATTGATTCTGAGTTAAGCCCTGAAAACAAGCATATTGCAGTCAAACTAGACGACCATTACTTTATATGTGCCAACAACGGTATTATGAGTATGATTTGTGCCGAAATAGCACCTGAAAAAATTGTTGAAATTAATATCCATGATAGAGTTGAAACTAATTTTCCGGTACTAGATATTTTTGTGAAAGTAGCATGCCATATTGCACGTGGAGGAACTTTGGATGTCATCGGAAAAGTTATTAACACTATTAAGCCGATTAAAAATTTAGTGCCGTTTATTAACGATGAACATAATCAAATTATTGGCAGTGTCATATATATTGATAATTATGGCAATGTAGTTACTAATATTAAACGAAAGTTTTTTGAATCGGTTCAAAAATCTAGACCTTATGAAGTGTCGGCACGTAACTATAAATTCGAAAAAATACATAATAAATATACCGATATCATAGATTTTGACATGGAGGAATCTAAACGAAACGTGGATGGCAAGGGCTTAGTGGTTTTTAATTCTTCGGGTTATCTAGAAATTGCTGTTTATAAAAGTAATTGTACATCTGTTGGAGGTGCATCAACTTTAATGGGCTTAAAAACTATGGATACGGTAACTGTTAATTTCTTAAATCCATAA
- a CDS encoding PhoH family protein, giving the protein MNELILELEEISPKEFFGAQNANIELLKKYYPKLKIVARGNKLKAYGDEDLLEEFDRRMTMLMKHFAKYNKLDENVIERVLTSQSSDDYSTSAKSDEVLVHGVGGKLIKAQTANQRKLVESMRKNDMVFAIGPAGTGKTYTGVALAVQALKNKEVKRIILTRPAVEAGENLGFLPGDLKEKLDPYMQPLYDALRDMIPHEKLESYMEKGVIQIAPLAFMRGRTLDNAFVILDEGQNTTHAQMKMFLTRMGKNAKFLLTGDPGQVDLPRRTISGLKEALLVLQNVEGIGIIYLDDKDVIRHKLVKKVIAAYKSIENMD; this is encoded by the coding sequence TTGAATGAACTTATCCTAGAACTCGAAGAAATATCTCCAAAGGAATTCTTCGGAGCACAAAATGCAAATATTGAACTTCTAAAAAAATACTATCCTAAACTTAAAATTGTGGCCAGAGGCAATAAATTAAAAGCCTATGGAGATGAAGATTTACTCGAAGAGTTTGATCGAAGAATGACTATGTTGATGAAGCATTTTGCAAAATATAATAAGCTTGATGAAAATGTAATTGAACGTGTATTAACAAGTCAAAGCAGTGATGATTACTCAACATCAGCTAAAAGTGATGAAGTTTTAGTCCATGGTGTTGGTGGAAAACTGATAAAAGCACAAACAGCAAATCAACGTAAGCTAGTAGAAAGCATGCGCAAAAATGATATGGTTTTTGCGATTGGTCCGGCAGGAACAGGAAAAACCTATACAGGTGTCGCATTAGCTGTACAAGCATTAAAAAATAAGGAAGTTAAGCGTATTATTCTAACACGTCCTGCAGTAGAAGCTGGTGAGAATTTAGGGTTTTTACCAGGTGATTTAAAAGAGAAGTTAGATCCGTATATGCAACCGTTATATGATGCATTGCGGGATATGATTCCACATGAAAAACTAGAAAGTTACATGGAGAAAGGTGTCATACAAATTGCTCCATTAGCGTTTATGCGTGGACGTACTTTAGATAATGCTTTTGTAATTTTAGATGAAGGGCAAAATACAACCCACGCGCAGATGAAGATGTTCTTAACCCGAATGGGAAAAAACGCCAAATTCTTATTAACGGGAGATCCTGGGCAAGTGGATTTGCCACGTCGAACGATATCCGGATTAAAGGAAGCGCTTTTAGTATTACAAAATGTGGAAGGTATTGGCATAATCTATTTAGATGATAAAGATGTTATTCGCCATAAATTAGTGAAGAAAGTGATTGCGGCTTATAAAAGTATTGAAAATATGGATTAA
- the rocD gene encoding ornithine--oxo-acid transaminase, producing MAVLDQLTSQEAIDLENKYGAHNYHPLPVVLSRGEGVYVWDVEGKKYYDFLSAYSAVNQGHCHPEIVAAMTAQAQTLTLTSRAFYNDMLGKYEKYASELFKFDKLLPMNTGAEAVETALKICRKWAYEVKGIDENEAEIVVCENNFHGRTTTIISFSNDPVARKNFGPYTNGFIKIEYNNLDALEQTLKSNTNVAGFLVEPIQGEAGVYVPTEGYLSKAKAICEKYNVLFIADEVQTGIARTGKLLAVDHENVKPDILILGKALSGGAYPVSAVLADNAIMNVIQPGNHGSTFGGNPIAAAVAIAALEVVRKEDLANNAEELGQLFRSELSKFIETSPIVNSVRGKGLLNAILINDKEDSETAWNICLKLRDNGLLAKPTHGNIIRFAPPLVMTKEQLLDCVSIITKTLKEFEV from the coding sequence ATGGCTGTTTTAGACCAATTAACATCGCAAGAAGCGATAGATTTAGAAAACAAATATGGGGCGCACAATTACCATCCGTTACCTGTAGTATTGAGTAGAGGAGAAGGTGTGTATGTTTGGGATGTAGAAGGCAAGAAATATTATGATTTTTTGTCGGCATATTCTGCGGTAAATCAAGGACATTGTCACCCTGAAATTGTTGCTGCAATGACTGCTCAAGCACAAACATTGACACTAACGTCAAGAGCATTCTATAATGATATGCTTGGTAAGTATGAAAAATATGCTTCAGAATTATTTAAATTCGATAAACTTTTACCAATGAATACAGGAGCAGAAGCTGTGGAAACGGCTTTGAAAATCTGTAGAAAATGGGCCTATGAAGTCAAAGGAATTGATGAAAATGAAGCAGAAATTGTTGTTTGTGAAAATAACTTTCATGGAAGAACAACAACAATCATCTCGTTTAGTAACGATCCTGTAGCACGCAAAAATTTTGGACCTTATACCAATGGTTTCATAAAAATTGAATACAATAATCTTGATGCCTTAGAGCAAACTTTAAAAAGCAATACTAATGTAGCAGGTTTCTTAGTAGAGCCAATACAAGGAGAAGCAGGAGTTTATGTTCCAACAGAGGGCTATTTGTCTAAAGCAAAAGCGATATGCGAAAAATATAATGTTCTATTTATTGCAGATGAAGTGCAAACAGGTATTGCAAGAACAGGAAAATTGTTGGCTGTAGATCATGAAAACGTAAAACCAGATATCTTAATCTTAGGAAAAGCATTAAGTGGTGGCGCATATCCTGTATCTGCTGTTTTAGCTGATAATGCTATTATGAATGTTATTCAGCCAGGAAACCACGGAAGTACCTTTGGTGGAAATCCAATTGCTGCTGCAGTAGCTATAGCGGCTTTAGAGGTTGTAAGAAAAGAAGACTTAGCAAACAATGCAGAAGAATTAGGACAATTATTTAGATCAGAGTTGTCTAAATTTATTGAAACGAGCCCAATTGTAAATTCAGTAAGAGGAAAAGGATTGCTAAATGCAATTTTAATAAACGATAAAGAAGACAGCGAAACAGCTTGGAACATCTGTCTAAAATTAAGAGATAATGGTTTGTTAGCAAAACCAACACATGGTAATATTATTCGTTTTGCGCCACCTTTAGTAATGACGAAAGAGCAATTATTAGATTGCGTGTCTATTATAACAAAGACTTTAAAAGAATTTGAAGTTTAG
- a CDS encoding Smr/MutS family protein, protein MKFKVGDTVETIDDAISGIVTKISENTITVEDTNGFDFQFEARELMLMASGNSLENAVYNTDFEAVKKEKASKKRQTEPTVKPKERHAPKFEVDLHIHHLTKSSRGMSNFDMLNLQLDTARGQLEFAMRKRIPKIVFIHGVGEGVLRQELETLFSRYNNVQFYDADYKTYGLGATEVRILQNVEP, encoded by the coding sequence ATGAAGTTTAAAGTAGGTGATACGGTAGAAACTATTGATGATGCCATTTCTGGAATTGTAACAAAAATTTCAGAAAATACAATTACAGTTGAAGATACTAATGGTTTCGATTTTCAGTTTGAAGCTCGCGAACTCATGTTGATGGCTTCGGGTAATAGTTTAGAAAATGCGGTTTACAATACTGATTTCGAAGCTGTAAAAAAAGAGAAAGCATCTAAAAAACGACAAACAGAACCTACGGTAAAACCAAAAGAACGTCACGCTCCAAAATTTGAAGTGGATCTTCATATCCATCACTTAACAAAATCGTCTAGAGGTATGTCTAATTTTGATATGCTCAATCTTCAATTAGATACAGCAAGAGGTCAATTAGAATTTGCCATGCGTAAACGCATTCCTAAAATTGTATTTATACATGGAGTAGGAGAAGGTGTGTTGCGTCAAGAGTTAGAAACGCTTTTTAGTCGTTATAATAATGTGCAATTTTACGATGCCGATTATAAAACCTATGGATTAGGCGCCACAGAAGTTAGAATACTTCAAAACGTAGAACCTTAA
- a CDS encoding cysteine desulfurase family protein produces MTSVYLDNAATTALRPEVVERMTQVLNESYGNASSSHSFGRSSKALLEQCRKNIASYFNVSASEIVFTSGGTEADNLALRSAVRDLGITEIITSKIEHHAVLHTAEQLQKEYNIDIHYVDLDDCGLVNFTHLEQLLQSANKPLVSLMHINNEVGNILDIENVAQLCRTHKALFHSDMVQSVGHYKIDLKEIPIDFMAASAHKFHGPKGVGFCFIRKESGLKPLIFGGEQERGYRAGTEATHNIVGMDEALKIAYANLDEDKKYVSGLKDYFIQQIKTHLPEASFNGSCETVENSTYTLVNVCLPIAPAKGPMLQFQLDLKGIACSKGSACQSGSSQQSHVLSAILTDEKLKQPSVRFSFSIYNTKEELDHVVTVLKEFVSPN; encoded by the coding sequence ATGACCTCAGTATATTTAGATAACGCAGCCACCACAGCTTTAAGACCAGAAGTTGTAGAGCGTATGACGCAAGTGCTAAACGAAAGTTATGGAAATGCGTCGTCTAGTCATAGTTTTGGGCGTTCATCAAAAGCACTTTTGGAACAATGCAGAAAAAATATAGCCTCATACTTCAATGTTTCAGCTTCAGAGATTGTATTTACGTCCGGAGGGACAGAAGCCGATAATTTAGCCTTGCGAAGTGCTGTAAGAGATTTAGGGATTACAGAAATCATTACCTCTAAAATTGAGCATCATGCCGTTTTACATACAGCGGAACAGCTACAAAAAGAATACAACATAGATATACATTATGTAGATTTAGACGATTGTGGTCTCGTAAACTTTACGCATTTAGAACAATTATTACAATCGGCTAACAAGCCTTTAGTGAGCTTAATGCATATAAATAATGAAGTTGGTAATATTTTAGATATTGAAAACGTAGCGCAACTTTGTAGAACACACAAGGCATTGTTTCATTCTGATATGGTGCAATCTGTAGGACATTATAAAATAGATTTAAAAGAAATTCCTATTGATTTTATGGCAGCAAGTGCGCATAAATTTCATGGACCAAAAGGCGTTGGATTTTGTTTTATACGAAAAGAATCGGGTTTAAAACCTTTAATATTTGGTGGTGAGCAAGAACGAGGCTACAGAGCTGGTACAGAAGCGACGCACAATATTGTAGGTATGGACGAAGCCTTGAAGATAGCGTATGCTAATCTTGATGAAGATAAAAAATACGTTTCTGGATTAAAAGATTATTTCATTCAGCAAATAAAGACACATTTACCTGAGGCTAGTTTTAATGGCAGTTGTGAAACTGTTGAAAATAGTACATATACATTGGTCAATGTCTGCTTGCCAATTGCACCAGCAAAAGGACCAATGTTACAGTTTCAACTCGATTTAAAAGGTATTGCTTGCTCAAAAGGAAGTGCTTGCCAAAGTGGAAGTAGTCAACAATCGCATGTGTTATCTGCAATATTAACTGATGAAAAATTAAAACAACCTTCTGTACGTTTCTCTTTTAGCATTTATAATACCAAAGAAGAGTTAGATCATGTGGTTACTGTTTTAAAGGAATTTGTAAGTCCTAACTAA
- a CDS encoding DUF2752 domain-containing protein produces MLVFSKGLEEYMLPCLWKQTFNIDCMGCGMQRSISLILKGDLVGAFFMYPAIYSLIVMFTFLLLHLKFQFKKGHKIILGLFLLNISIIVISFIIKTFLIN; encoded by the coding sequence ATGCTAGTATTTTCAAAAGGACTTGAGGAATATATGTTGCCATGCTTATGGAAACAAACATTTAATATTGATTGTATGGGTTGTGGTATGCAGCGCTCTATATCATTAATTTTAAAAGGTGATTTAGTTGGAGCATTTTTTATGTATCCCGCTATATATTCACTTATTGTAATGTTTACTTTCCTTTTATTGCATCTTAAATTTCAATTTAAAAAGGGTCATAAAATAATTTTAGGGCTTTTTTTATTAAATATTAGTATTATTGTAATAAGTTTTATCATAAAAACCTTTTTAATCAACTAA
- a CDS encoding CCC motif membrane protein yields MEKQQIPNGTLVLVMGILSIIGCCCYGVPGLIFGIVAIILGGKATKLYMEAPENYSGFGNVKAGKIMGIIGVVLSIIMVLIYVWMISSFGWEALQDQELMQEKMQEMMGQ; encoded by the coding sequence ATGGAAAAACAACAAATCCCTAATGGAACATTAGTACTAGTCATGGGAATCTTATCAATTATTGGATGCTGTTGTTACGGTGTTCCTGGATTGATATTCGGAATCGTAGCAATTATACTTGGTGGTAAAGCCACAAAATTATACATGGAAGCACCTGAAAATTATTCAGGTTTTGGAAATGTAAAAGCTGGAAAAATAATGGGAATTATCGGTGTAGTTCTTAGTATTATTATGGTATTAATATATGTATGGATGATATCATCTTTTGGATGGGAAGCCTTACAAGACCAAGAATTAATGCAAGAAAAAATGCAAGAAATGATGGGGCAATAG
- a CDS encoding DUF6048 family protein, with amino-acid sequence MKTQHMYASIIRSVILMLLFSTMAFAQEEKKTVNDTLVFKQKYGLRLGADISKLARTFFSDDYKGFEIMGDYRLTKRIYIAGELGNEERILENEVLNNTTKGSYFKAGIDMNFYQNWLDMENMIYGGLRIGASTFNQTLNNYTVYDINNQYWDGRYSVEEGEEFSGLTALWTELQVGIKAEIFNNFFAGFNVQLKVLISEKEINNYENLYIPGYNRTYDSSRFGGGFGFNLSYLVPIFKKDKIIIQEKEVEK; translated from the coding sequence ATGAAAACACAACACATGTACGCATCTATCATTAGAAGTGTAATTTTAATGCTGTTGTTTTCTACAATGGCTTTTGCGCAAGAAGAGAAAAAAACAGTTAACGATACTTTAGTTTTTAAACAAAAGTATGGACTAAGACTTGGAGCAGATATCAGTAAACTTGCACGCACTTTCTTTTCTGACGACTATAAAGGTTTTGAAATTATGGGCGATTATCGCCTTACCAAACGCATCTACATTGCTGGCGAATTAGGGAATGAAGAACGTATTCTTGAAAACGAGGTATTAAATAACACTACAAAAGGAAGCTATTTTAAAGCCGGAATTGATATGAATTTCTACCAGAACTGGTTAGATATGGAGAATATGATTTATGGAGGCCTAAGAATTGGAGCGAGTACTTTTAACCAAACACTAAATAACTACACTGTTTACGATATAAATAATCAATATTGGGATGGACGCTATTCAGTTGAGGAAGGTGAAGAATTTAGTGGTTTAACCGCATTATGGACAGAATTACAAGTGGGAATAAAAGCCGAAATCTTTAATAATTTCTTTGCTGGATTCAATGTTCAACTCAAAGTATTAATTTCTGAAAAGGAAATTAATAACTACGAAAATCTTTATATTCCTGGCTATAATAGAACTTATGACAGTAGCCGATTTGGTGGCGGGTTTGGATTTAACTTATCTTATTTAGTTCCTATTTTTAAGAAAGACAAAATTATTATTCAAGAAAAAGAAGTTGAAAAATAA
- a CDS encoding DinB family protein: MDKDAIADLIEAKHSELITWLENQSDDSWILGPEGKWTTGQQTLHLLQSIIPLNNALSLPKYLLRLKFGKANRPVRSYDAIAKRYHERLIDAKGTTFKGSKNMKVPKLSDKQYILNRLQTEEKKLQYKTRRISDENLDTVVLPHPLMGKMPVRELIMWTAHHVEHHLDTLKNHYSELAINENNLTLKQ; the protein is encoded by the coding sequence ATGGATAAAGACGCTATTGCCGATTTAATTGAAGCTAAACATTCAGAATTAATTACTTGGTTAGAAAACCAGTCGGATGATTCTTGGATACTCGGTCCAGAAGGTAAATGGACAACAGGTCAACAAACACTTCATTTATTACAAAGTATAATTCCACTTAACAATGCTTTGAGTCTCCCTAAGTATTTACTACGCCTTAAATTTGGTAAAGCCAATAGACCAGTTAGATCATACGATGCTATTGCAAAACGCTATCATGAACGTTTAATAGATGCCAAAGGCACAACTTTTAAAGGCTCTAAAAACATGAAAGTCCCTAAATTATCAGACAAACAATACATTTTAAACAGATTACAAACCGAAGAAAAGAAACTACAATACAAAACAAGACGCATTAGTGACGAAAATCTAGATACCGTTGTATTACCACACCCTTTAATGGGAAAAATGCCTGTTAGAGAACTAATCATGTGGACGGCGCATCATGTGGAGCATCACTTAGATACATTAAAGAACCACTACTCAGAATTAGCTATAAATGAAAACAACCTTACATTAAAACAATAA
- a CDS encoding DUF6452 family protein, translating to MRSLKILVLLIAIALINCERDDICAATTQTTPRLIIEFYDASETDELLNVSRITVYREGIFTDEDGVTTEPIEESDKIITEYDDEDSYVFNVNNNKIALPLLVDAEGQPQITVRYILEKDTDLRIEDEDPLTNSNIDIIEISYNTEFVYVSRACGYKSNFNSLGVARISDDDQWITNIEIEETTQSSIQDENTTHVRIYH from the coding sequence ATGAGAAGTTTAAAAATTTTAGTTCTTTTAATAGCGATTGCATTGATTAACTGTGAACGCGATGATATTTGCGCAGCAACCACACAGACAACTCCTAGATTAATTATAGAATTCTATGATGCTTCAGAAACAGATGAATTATTAAATGTCTCTAGAATTACGGTTTATCGAGAAGGGATTTTTACAGATGAAGATGGGGTAACAACTGAACCTATTGAAGAATCCGATAAAATTATCACTGAATATGATGATGAAGACTCTTATGTTTTTAATGTAAACAATAACAAAATAGCATTACCTCTACTTGTTGATGCAGAGGGTCAACCACAAATAACGGTACGTTATATTCTAGAAAAAGATACAGATCTAAGAATTGAAGATGAAGATCCTTTAACCAATTCTAATATAGACATCATTGAAATTTCATACAATACAGAGTTTGTTTATGTCTCTAGAGCTTGTGGTTACAAAAGTAACTTTAACAGTTTAGGGGTTGCAAGAATCTCAGATGATGATCAATGGATTACCAATATAGAAATCGAAGAAACGACACAAAGCAGCATTCAAGATGAAAACACAACACATGTACGCATCTATCATTAG
- a CDS encoding phosphoribosylaminoimidazolesuccinocarboxamide synthase, which produces MNTIIETNFNFPNQKSFYKGKVRAVYNINDEQLVMVATDRLSAFDVVMPKGIPYKGQILNQIATKMMKETEDLVPNWLVATPDPNVAVGHLCEPFKVEMVIRGYMSGHAAREYKAGKRMLCGVEMPEGMKENDKFPEPIITPATKAEMGDHDEDISREDILKKGIVSEEDYIVLEDYTRKLFQRGTEIAAARGLILVDTKYEFGKTKDGKIVLIDEIHTPDSSRYFYADGYQERQDKGEAQKQLSKEFVRQWLIANDFQGLEGQTVPFMSDEYIESVSERYIELYENITGDTFVKGDVSDIQGRIEANVLAYLK; this is translated from the coding sequence ATGAATACCATAATAGAAACCAATTTTAATTTTCCGAACCAAAAGAGTTTTTATAAAGGAAAAGTAAGAGCAGTTTACAATATCAACGATGAGCAACTGGTAATGGTGGCCACAGATCGTTTGAGTGCTTTTGATGTGGTAATGCCCAAAGGTATTCCTTACAAAGGTCAAATCTTAAATCAGATTGCGACTAAAATGATGAAGGAAACTGAAGATTTAGTACCTAATTGGTTGGTGGCTACTCCAGATCCAAATGTGGCTGTTGGTCATTTGTGTGAACCTTTTAAGGTCGAAATGGTAATTCGTGGCTACATGTCTGGCCATGCTGCAAGAGAATATAAAGCAGGAAAACGCATGCTTTGTGGAGTTGAAATGCCAGAAGGGATGAAGGAGAATGATAAATTTCCTGAGCCAATTATCACACCAGCAACAAAGGCTGAAATGGGAGATCATGATGAGGATATTTCTAGAGAAGATATTCTTAAAAAGGGAATCGTTTCAGAGGAAGATTATATAGTTCTTGAAGATTATACGCGAAAATTATTTCAACGCGGAACAGAAATCGCTGCTGCTCGTGGTTTAATTTTAGTCGATACTAAATACGAGTTTGGAAAAACTAAAGATGGTAAAATTGTTTTGATAGATGAAATTCATACTCCAGATTCATCGCGTTATTTTTATGCTGATGGTTATCAAGAACGTCAGGATAAAGGAGAAGCACAAAAGCAATTGTCTAAGGAGTTTGTTAGACAATGGTTAATTGCTAATGATTTTCAAGGCTTAGAAGGGCAAACCGTTCCTTTTATGAGTGATGAGTATATTGAATCTGTTAGCGAACGTTATATTGAATTGTATGAGAATATTACAGGAGATACTTTTGTGAAAGGAGATGTTAGTGATATTCAGGGCCGAATTGAAGCTAATGTTTTAGCATATTTGAAATAA
- the rlmD gene encoding 23S rRNA (uracil(1939)-C(5))-methyltransferase RlmD, with amino-acid sequence MPKRERNKFVKRGQIIDILIEDYAFGGKGIGRIRNEHGEFVVFVPNTLPGQLVKTQIKKCSKKYAEGKLFEVLKPSEDEIDMPYQSIPGAPYINLPIEKQHNYKKESTLQLFKRIGKVADIEDKFDEFVSSPNTFHYRNKMEYGFSAIGYNHELKTDVDEFTLGFKKRGTWWCGDNLNNDSGLFDAEFENQLKDIRAYCIATGLAPWHAPQKTGFFRYFVVRKSYKTNQLLFNLVTTSYDLPEFDLDKFAKYLVELFGDRVAGLLHTINDEVGDRTIATTGSISLVYGDDKIVEELLGLNFEISMKSFFQTNPKCAEKLYSKVVDYALENKDAIDNTVVLDLFCGTGTIGQIIANKSENTKIVGVDIVAAAIEDAKENAKRNNIEGLKFYAADVGKFLTEHPEYTNKIRTIILDPARAGIAPKTLKKIINLNAERLVYVSCNPATQARDTEQLMEAGYTIKKLSLVDQFPHTAHIETVVLFEKK; translated from the coding sequence ATGCCAAAAAGAGAACGGAATAAATTTGTAAAACGCGGACAAATCATAGACATCTTAATCGAAGATTACGCTTTTGGAGGTAAAGGTATTGGTCGTATTAGAAATGAACATGGCGAATTTGTGGTTTTTGTTCCCAATACGCTACCTGGTCAGTTGGTAAAAACTCAGATTAAAAAGTGTAGTAAAAAATATGCAGAGGGTAAACTTTTTGAGGTTTTAAAACCGTCTGAAGACGAAATTGATATGCCTTACCAAAGCATTCCTGGTGCTCCTTATATTAATTTACCTATTGAAAAACAACACAATTATAAGAAAGAAAGTACACTTCAACTATTTAAACGTATCGGTAAAGTTGCTGATATTGAAGATAAATTTGATGAATTTGTATCATCGCCAAATACCTTCCATTATAGAAATAAAATGGAATATGGGTTTTCTGCCATTGGCTATAATCATGAATTAAAAACTGACGTAGATGAATTTACTCTAGGTTTTAAAAAACGTGGCACTTGGTGGTGTGGAGATAACCTAAATAATGATTCTGGTTTATTTGATGCTGAATTTGAAAACCAACTAAAAGACATTAGAGCCTATTGTATAGCAACAGGTTTGGCGCCATGGCATGCACCACAAAAAACCGGATTTTTCAGATATTTTGTAGTTCGAAAATCTTACAAAACCAATCAACTACTATTTAACTTAGTGACAACATCTTACGATTTACCAGAATTTGATTTGGATAAATTCGCTAAGTATTTAGTAGAATTATTTGGAGATAGAGTTGCAGGCTTATTACACACTATTAATGATGAAGTTGGAGACAGAACCATTGCCACCACAGGAAGTATTTCCCTAGTATATGGTGACGATAAAATTGTTGAAGAATTATTAGGTTTAAACTTTGAAATCAGCATGAAAAGTTTTTTTCAGACTAACCCAAAATGTGCTGAGAAACTCTATTCTAAAGTCGTAGATTATGCTTTAGAAAACAAAGACGCGATAGATAATACCGTTGTTTTAGATTTATTCTGTGGTACAGGAACCATTGGTCAGATTATAGCCAACAAATCCGAAAACACTAAAATTGTTGGTGTAGATATCGTCGCTGCTGCTATTGAAGATGCAAAAGAAAATGCCAAACGAAATAATATTGAAGGCTTAAAATTCTATGCTGCTGATGTTGGTAAATTTTTAACTGAACATCCTGAATACACTAATAAAATAAGAACTATAATTTTAGATCCTGCGAGAGCTGGCATTGCACCTAAAACTCTTAAAAAAATAATAAACCTAAATGCAGAACGTTTGGTTTATGTATCTTGTAATCCAGCAACCCAAGCCAGAGATACTGAGCAATTAATGGAAGCTGGTTATACTATTAAAAAGTTGAGTTTAGTCGATCAATTTCCACATACAGCGCATATTGAAACGGTTGTGTTATTTGAAAAAAAATAA